A single window of Lutzomyia longipalpis isolate SR_M1_2022 chromosome 1, ASM2433408v1 DNA harbors:
- the LOC129787713 gene encoding leucine-rich repeat-containing G-protein coupled receptor 5-like, with protein sequence MIFLGAILLQLLFITGSSNGTPLEKKILQCDDSKYMGSWIENWQDIDAKWCVLKYREFTDDVDYSFKLEGREKIVYLQILDSSMINLPRSLLSHLGFVREFTVSNSSLKHVDRLNFKFESLYFVNFSNNAIESINDHAFANFEDLKIISLSNNRLTHLKGFPFPFSEKNLDYDFSHNKIESIAESVFGGKDIIRLILTNNSLESVEGIFKKVVRLGELNLSYNKLKKFQPTVSLRTSAFDLSSNFLESVDFTKIDASTINTLKVNDNLLTKISLGSSITSLTLLQLEKNKFGDNLQDICKCSKVMDLSLKDNLIRDIGSCFSEMKTLNSLNLAKNQIETIKPESFHKDNAIETLDLAFNRIESFNKDTMSVFGHLKVLNLTGNRLQDFYDYPKTIMYNLKVLGLSHNNFKCSRFTALQDKFSLLLNFFIDRSVPVNGKDITKEGCYDDKEKVLTARYLDDAILAIQNSVRDELKRIYEKFESQIKKVENSCSNPKRIVP encoded by the exons atgatATTTCTGGG ggcaattttattgcaactaCTCTTCATCACGGGATCCTCAAATGGGACAcctttggaaaagaaaattcttcagtgtGATGACTCAAAGTATATGGGATCTTGGATTGAAAATTGGCAAGATATCGATGCAAAATGGTGTGTGCTGAAATATCGTGAATTTACAGATGATGTTGATTATTCCTTTAAATTGGagggaagagaaaaaattgtctatCTACAAATTCTGGATTCATCAATGATCAACCTTCCGCGATCACTTCTATCACATCTAGGGTTTGTGCGTGAATTTACAGTGTCAAATTCTTCTCTAAAGCATGTGGAtcgattgaattttaaatttgaaagtctttactttgtgaatttttcaaacaatgcAATTGAATCGATCAATGACCATGCTTTTGctaattttgaagatttaaaaataatatctcTGTCAAACAACAGATTAACTCACTTGAAGGGTTTTCCTTTCCCATTTTCGGAAAAGAATCTTGATTATGACTTTtcacacaataaaattgaaagtatcGCTGAAAGTGTTTTTGGCGGGAAGGATATCATACGATTAATCCTTACAAATAATTCCTTAGAAAGTgtagaaggaatttttaagaaagttGTAAGACTTGGAGAACTGAATTTGAGTTACAATAAGTTGAAAAAATTCCAACCGACTGTCTCATTGCGTACTTCCGCCTTTGATTTATCTTCCAATTTCCTGGAATCTGTAGATTTCACGAAAATCGATGCAAGTACCATTAATACGCTAAAAgtaaatgataatttattaacCAAAATATCTCTCGGATCTTCAATCACAAGTCTAACTTTGCTACAATtggagaaaaacaaatttggAGATAATTTGCAGGATATTTGCAAATGTTCAAAGGTAATGGATTTATCTCTAAAGGACAACCTTATTCGCGATATAGGCTCCTGTTTTTCCGAAATGAAAACCCTAAATTCGCtaaatttggcaaaaaatcaaattgaaaccATAAAACCCGAAAGTTTCCACAAGGATAATGCGATCGAAACTCTTGATTTGGCTTTCAATCGTATTGAAAGCTTCAATAAGGACACAATGAGCGTTTTTGGacatttaaaagttctaaatctAACTGGAAATCGTCTTCAGGACTTTTATGATTATCCAAAGACAATCATGTACAATTTAAAGGTTTTGGGACTATCTCACAACAATTTCAAATGCTCAAGATTCACAGCATTGCAGGATAAATTCAGTCTTCTCCTCAATTTCTTCATTGATAGAAGTGTACCTGTTAATGGAAAGGACATCACCAAAGAAGGTTGTTACgatgataaagaaaaagtattGACAGCAAGGTATTTAGATGATGCAATCCTTGCTATTCAAAACTCCGTCAGAGATGAATTGAAAaggatttatgaaaaatttgaatctcaaattaaaaaagttgaaaactCATGCTCAAACCCAAAAAGAATtgttccttaa